A region from the Bacteroidales bacterium genome encodes:
- a CDS encoding PepSY-associated TM helix domain-containing protein, translating into MGWRKWNRWIHRELGFLFFGMTIIYGISGIALNHHAARHWDPGLITLARTIQYPGILQKSEVDRNTIEEILEMTGEKENYKQFYFPDQDHLMIYLTGGHITMDLPSGEIKLTKIRNRPVFSELNYLHYNKPKKLWTWFSDLYAFGLILISISGLLLLKGRKGITGRGGILTMVGILIPLAFLIIYLWL; encoded by the coding sequence ATGGGCTGGCGAAAATGGAACCGGTGGATCCACCGGGAACTGGGATTCCTGTTTTTTGGAATGACCATTATATATGGTATTTCCGGTATCGCTTTAAATCATCATGCGGCCAGGCACTGGGACCCGGGCCTGATTACCCTGGCCAGAACCATCCAGTATCCGGGTATCCTCCAAAAATCCGAAGTGGACCGGAATACCATCGAAGAGATTCTGGAGATGACCGGGGAGAAGGAGAATTACAAGCAGTTCTATTTCCCGGACCAGGATCATCTGATGATCTATCTGACAGGAGGGCATATCACTATGGATCTGCCGTCGGGCGAAATAAAGCTTACAAAAATCCGCAACCGTCCCGTTTTCAGTGAGCTCAATTACCTGCACTATAACAAGCCAAAGAAACTCTGGACCTGGTTTTCCGATCTTTATGCGTTTGGTCTGATCCTGATCTCCATATCGGGACTGTTGCTATTAAAGGGAAGAAAAGGCATCACCGGGCGCGGAGGAATTCTCACCATGGTGGGGATCCTGATTCCGCTGGCCTTCCTTATTATTTATCTCTGGTTATAA
- a CDS encoding STAS domain-containing protein has product MLETKKTEDVLVVSLKDSQRLNAMIAEPVKEHLLQFFNKPKAKVIFDLHNITFIDSTGFGVFLSAMKAANNNYGQFKICHVKSEVMELFKLLQLHHVFEIYDELDPCLKSFNQ; this is encoded by the coding sequence ATGCTGGAAACTAAAAAAACAGAGGATGTTCTGGTAGTGAGCCTGAAAGATTCACAGCGTTTAAATGCCATGATCGCCGAGCCTGTGAAAGAGCATTTACTGCAATTCTTTAATAAACCAAAAGCAAAAGTGATATTTGATCTTCATAACATCACTTTTATAGATAGCACAGGATTTGGGGTTTTTCTTTCAGCCATGAAAGCCGCAAACAACAATTACGGTCAGTTTAAAATCTGCCATGTAAAAAGCGAAGTGATGGAACTGTTCAAATTATTGCAATTACATCATGTCTTTGAAATTTATGATGAACTGGATCCCTGCCTGAAGAGCTTCAATCAATAA
- a CDS encoding ATP-binding cassette domain-containing protein — protein sequence MSEEILKALMQLFAIVSRPGSEASERKQMVESFLVRQLNQELVAVYLDIFSVYFRQVMEEDAKVTKKERLLSRRSVRVLKICTVINEALAQPQKIVVLFQLLEFIKSDKLRASSQEMEFISTVSDTFNIPDEDFELIRNFVLSDGNLDDKTEYLVVDGRQEHGAGKQIKHICRENLIGQIYLIHINSSNLYFVKYAGQAELYMNGQLLEPYKTYPLNAGSSLRNQQIAPVYYSDIVSPFVGDMVKSRINFEARNITYRFKSGDVGLHNLSFGEQSGRLVGIMGASGAGKSTLLQVLNGTSIPSEGEVLINGINIHSGDPGIEGIIGFVSQDDLLIEELSVYQNLYYNAKLCFDNYTEEQLVETVHRVLVNLGLFEIKDFQVGSPLNKKISGGQRKRLNIALELIREPAVLFLDEPTSGLSSRDSENILDLLKELTFKGKLVFVVIHQPSSDIFKMFDRLLILDTGGYLIYNGNPVDSIMYFKSRVQAADWNESECPTCGNVNPEQVFNIVETSVLDEFGNLTHTRKISPKEWSKHFREKYKEVKLKQATKKDLPDISFRIPGKLKQFSVFFKRDVMKKLSDTQYLVINFLEAPLLAFLLAFIVRYFDSGVSGDPRYRLLDNDNLPVYIFMSVIVAIFMGLTVSAEEIIKDRKILKREAFLNLSRSSYLLSKVMVQFLLSAIQAFTFVMIGNTVLGIQGMYFEYWLVLFSSWSMANMMGLLISDSFKTVVTIYILIPFLVIPQIILSGIIVKYENLNPQISSPKRIPFYGEIIAARWAYEGLATYQFMNNEYQKRFYAWDKLKSTAGLKYNFHLKELLNKLKYIERNLNDPAAAEKIAYNLKSLRIEIHDELKERLIMHEYYEDTPAFTMKYVEQLSPETINEEILAYTREYLEALNSFYKKIYKAAGNKLEEITRSFNPDELQKLQQKHANRNLEEFVTNKKTFDYFIEHKGDMIQVRDPIYRDPTHRFIKAHFYSPRKMIAGTFIPTLWVNVMVIWFMTLFLYMMLYYRVLKKFLDYMERINQKNSY from the coding sequence ATGAGTGAAGAGATCCTGAAAGCTTTAATGCAACTGTTTGCCATTGTTTCAAGGCCCGGGAGTGAAGCCTCAGAACGAAAGCAAATGGTGGAGTCTTTCCTGGTCAGGCAGCTCAACCAGGAGCTGGTTGCGGTGTATCTGGACATTTTTAGCGTCTACTTCAGACAGGTGATGGAGGAGGACGCCAAGGTAACCAAAAAAGAGAGGCTGCTTTCCAGGCGATCGGTCCGGGTACTGAAGATCTGTACCGTGATCAATGAGGCGCTGGCCCAGCCACAGAAGATCGTGGTATTGTTCCAGCTGCTGGAATTTATCAAATCGGACAAGCTGCGGGCCTCGAGCCAGGAAATGGAGTTTATTTCCACCGTCTCGGATACCTTCAACATTCCCGATGAAGATTTTGAGCTGATCCGGAATTTTGTACTATCAGACGGAAACCTGGATGACAAAACAGAGTACCTGGTGGTGGATGGCAGGCAGGAGCATGGAGCAGGAAAACAGATCAAACATATCTGCCGGGAAAATCTCATCGGCCAGATATATCTTATCCATATCAACTCTTCGAATCTCTATTTTGTAAAATATGCAGGTCAGGCAGAGTTGTATATGAACGGACAGCTGCTGGAACCCTACAAGACCTATCCGCTCAATGCAGGATCGTCCCTCAGGAATCAGCAAATAGCACCGGTTTACTACAGCGATATTGTATCTCCTTTTGTCGGAGATATGGTGAAATCCAGAATAAATTTTGAAGCCAGGAACATCACCTACAGGTTTAAGTCGGGAGATGTGGGCCTTCACAATTTAAGTTTTGGCGAGCAGTCGGGACGCCTGGTAGGAATCATGGGGGCCAGTGGCGCGGGTAAATCCACCCTGCTGCAGGTGCTCAACGGAACCTCCATACCCTCTGAAGGAGAGGTGCTGATCAATGGCATAAACATCCATAGCGGAGATCCAGGTATAGAAGGGATCATTGGCTTTGTTTCGCAGGATGACCTCCTTATTGAAGAGCTTTCTGTCTATCAGAATCTCTATTACAATGCCAAACTCTGTTTCGACAATTACACAGAAGAGCAACTGGTGGAGACCGTTCACCGGGTTTTAGTGAATCTGGGTCTCTTCGAAATAAAGGATTTCCAGGTAGGATCCCCTTTGAATAAAAAGATCAGTGGCGGACAGCGCAAAAGACTCAATATTGCACTGGAACTGATCCGGGAACCGGCGGTACTATTTCTGGACGAGCCTACTTCCGGGCTATCGAGCCGTGATAGCGAGAACATTCTGGACTTGCTCAAAGAACTTACCTTTAAAGGCAAGCTGGTGTTTGTGGTGATTCATCAGCCCTCCTCAGACATCTTTAAAATGTTTGACCGTCTGTTGATACTGGATACTGGCGGATACCTGATTTACAACGGAAATCCCGTTGATTCTATCATGTATTTTAAATCCAGGGTTCAGGCTGCCGACTGGAACGAAAGCGAATGCCCTACCTGCGGAAACGTTAATCCTGAACAGGTCTTCAACATTGTGGAAACCAGTGTGCTGGATGAATTCGGGAATCTGACCCATACCCGGAAAATATCTCCGAAAGAATGGAGCAAACATTTCAGGGAGAAATACAAAGAAGTAAAACTTAAGCAAGCCACCAAAAAAGACCTTCCGGATATCTCTTTCCGTATACCCGGTAAATTGAAACAGTTTAGTGTCTTTTTCAAACGGGATGTTATGAAAAAGCTGAGCGATACCCAGTACCTGGTGATCAATTTCCTGGAAGCACCCTTGCTGGCCTTTCTGCTTGCCTTTATCGTACGCTATTTCGATTCCGGTGTATCCGGCGATCCCCGATACAGATTACTGGATAACGATAACCTGCCCGTCTACATTTTTATGTCGGTGATCGTGGCCATTTTTATGGGACTTACCGTTAGTGCGGAGGAGATAATCAAAGACCGGAAGATCCTGAAGAGGGAGGCCTTTCTGAACCTGAGCAGGTCCAGCTATCTGCTTTCCAAAGTGATGGTCCAATTTCTCTTATCGGCCATACAGGCTTTTACCTTTGTAATGATCGGGAATACCGTGTTAGGAATACAGGGCATGTATTTTGAATACTGGCTGGTACTTTTCTCCTCCTGGTCCATGGCCAATATGATGGGGCTTCTGATCTCCGACAGCTTTAAAACGGTGGTGACGATCTATATCCTCATCCCCTTCCTGGTTATTCCCCAGATCATTCTCAGCGGAATTATTGTTAAGTATGAAAACCTCAACCCGCAGATCTCCTCACCCAAAAGGATCCCGTTTTACGGGGAGATCATTGCTGCCCGTTGGGCCTATGAGGGACTTGCCACCTACCAGTTTATGAATAACGAATACCAGAAAAGATTCTACGCCTGGGATAAACTGAAAAGCACGGCGGGTCTTAAATATAATTTCCACCTGAAGGAATTATTGAATAAACTGAAATACATTGAAAGGAACCTTAATGATCCGGCGGCAGCAGAAAAAATCGCATACAATCTGAAATCGCTCCGAATAGAAATTCATGATGAACTGAAGGAACGCCTGATCATGCATGAATACTATGAGGACACCCCTGCATTTACCATGAAATATGTGGAACAGCTTAGCCCTGAAACCATCAACGAAGAAATCCTGGCCTATACCAGGGAATATCTGGAGGCTTTGAATAGTTTTTACAAAAAAATATACAAAGCTGCCGGTAACAAGCTCGAGGAAATTACCAGATCCTTCAACCCGGATGAGTTACAAAAGCTTCAGCAGAAACATGCCAACAGGAATTTGGAAGAATTTGTAACCAATAAGAAGACCTTTGACTATTTTATTGAACATAAAGGTGATATGATCCAGGTAAGAGATCCGATATACCGGGATCCGACCCACAGGTTTATCAAAGCCCATTTCTATTCGCCCCGCAAAATGATAGCAGGGACCTTCATACCCACCCTGTGGGTTAATGTAATGGTGATCTGGTTCATGACCCTGTTCCTGTATATGATGCTCTATTACAGGGTGCTCAAAAAGTTTCTGGATTATATGGAACGAATTAACCAAAAAAACAGCTATTAG
- a CDS encoding Hpt domain-containing protein encodes MITDLNYLKTMSGGDSKFIREMIDLFREQIDEYKSIMPDLLSNKDYNGLSKVAHKAKSSVAVMGMTEVAELLKELELIAHDEIEMERYEGLITHFLEQSDLAISELDAMYEGEADAGN; translated from the coding sequence ATGATAACAGACTTGAATTATCTAAAAACCATGTCAGGCGGCGATTCGAAGTTTATCAGGGAAATGATAGACCTTTTCAGGGAGCAGATTGATGAGTATAAGAGCATTATGCCTGATCTACTTTCTAATAAAGATTACAATGGCCTCTCAAAGGTTGCACATAAAGCAAAATCTTCCGTGGCTGTAATGGGTATGACGGAGGTGGCAGAACTTTTAAAAGAACTGGAGCTAATTGCCCATGACGAAATAGAAATGGAGCGTTATGAGGGTTTAATTACCCATTTTCTGGAACAGAGTGATCTGGCGATTTCTGAGCTGGATGCCATGTATGAAGGGGAAGCTGATGCTGGAAACTAA
- a CDS encoding tetratricopeptide repeat protein: MNMKRNLLFIVAALFACQQVYGQPSFADKRLRDKSLNESISYVQQGDYDQAAASVSICLSLDSTYAPAWLLRAQLLIEWGVLKDARTALETALHYDPNLGEAYFYQGYLLFGTDTTGEDRRFFDMALSKGYQVPWAYYFRALTEIRDGSDELARADLDRAIELKRDFALAYHERAGIRRRAGDYQGSHFDYQQAIAHKNDFALAYNNMGSVKILMGDYQGAIEDYTTALELDPGLAIALNNRGYARFFTEDKQGALMDFNAAITNGPRMTAAKLNKASLMAGENQPVPALRLLDETIAELPGEALLYLNRGLIRELTGDLNGACEDWHRAIELGAEEAREFINECGH; this comes from the coding sequence ATGAATATGAAAAGAAATTTGTTGTTTATTGTGGCCGCTTTATTTGCCTGCCAGCAGGTGTACGGTCAGCCATCTTTCGCAGATAAGAGACTGAGAGATAAATCTCTGAATGAGAGTATTTCCTATGTGCAACAAGGGGATTACGATCAGGCTGCGGCCAGCGTTTCGATCTGTCTCAGCCTGGATAGTACTTATGCACCGGCATGGCTGTTAAGGGCTCAGCTTTTAATTGAATGGGGGGTCCTGAAGGATGCCCGGACGGCTCTTGAAACCGCCCTTCATTACGATCCCAACCTGGGGGAAGCCTACTTTTATCAGGGGTACCTCCTGTTTGGCACGGATACAACAGGCGAAGACCGAAGGTTTTTTGACATGGCCCTCAGTAAGGGATACCAGGTGCCGTGGGCCTATTATTTCAGGGCCTTAACCGAAATCAGAGACGGATCTGATGAGTTGGCCAGGGCAGACCTGGACCGGGCCATTGAATTGAAGAGAGACTTTGCCCTGGCCTATCATGAGCGTGCCGGGATCCGGAGAAGGGCGGGAGATTACCAGGGATCACATTTCGACTATCAGCAGGCAATTGCCCATAAGAATGATTTTGCACTGGCATATAACAATATGGGGTCCGTGAAGATACTGATGGGCGATTACCAGGGGGCGATTGAGGATTATACCACCGCACTTGAACTGGATCCCGGGCTTGCTATTGCTCTGAATAACAGGGGATATGCCCGTTTTTTTACAGAAGATAAGCAAGGCGCCCTGATGGATTTCAATGCAGCCATTACCAACGGGCCCCGGATGACTGCAGCAAAGCTTAACAAGGCTTCACTAATGGCAGGGGAGAACCAGCCTGTCCCGGCTCTCCGCCTGCTGGATGAGACCATTGCGGAGCTTCCCGGTGAGGCCCTGCTTTACCTGAACAGAGGTCTGATCAGGGAACTGACAGGTGACCTGAACGGTGCCTGCGAAGACTGGCACCGGGCCATTGAGCTCGGGGCTGAGGAAGCCAGGGAATTTATTAATGAATGTGGCCACTAA
- a CDS encoding OB-fold nucleic acid binding domain-containing protein translates to MQRPVLLIVIALLACSCNQSAKKEASTPETVQAEKIISATLTELLAAPADYQDKEVAVSGMVTHVCRHGGQKCFIVAEDGETQIRIVPGGGIDEFKIEMEGSTVAFKGTFRILNAELAAEHVEDHESKEHHAEEQSHSSAEKAEYYIEAVEFKEVAL, encoded by the coding sequence ATGCAACGACCCGTTTTATTGATAGTTATTGCTCTGCTCGCATGTTCATGCAATCAGAGTGCTAAAAAAGAGGCAAGTACTCCTGAAACTGTTCAAGCAGAGAAAATAATCTCTGCTACCCTGACAGAATTACTGGCTGCTCCGGCTGACTATCAGGATAAAGAGGTAGCCGTATCAGGTATGGTTACTCATGTTTGCAGGCATGGTGGTCAGAAGTGTTTCATCGTGGCTGAAGACGGAGAGACCCAGATTAGAATTGTTCCGGGGGGCGGGATTGACGAATTTAAAATAGAGATGGAGGGTTCAACGGTCGCTTTTAAAGGGACCTTCAGGATACTGAATGCCGAATTGGCAGCAGAGCACGTGGAGGACCATGAATCCAAGGAACATCATGCCGAGGAGCAGTCTCACAGCAGCGCAGAAAAAGCAGAGTATTATATAGAGGCCGTGGAATTCAAAGAAGTCGCGCTGTAA